A single window of Helicobacter pylori NCTC 11637 = CCUG 17874 = ATCC 43504 = JCM 12093 DNA harbors:
- a CDS encoding type II toxin-antitoxin system YafQ family toxin, with amino-acid sequence MLKVRTKKDFLKDFNKHILSGRITESDVTSIVDCLKEQKPLQQKYCDHALSGNLKGLRECHVKPNLLLIYEIKKQENELVLLRLDTHSELFKK; translated from the coding sequence ATGCTTAAAGTCAGAACTAAGAAAGATTTTCTTAAAGACTTTAATAAACATATCTTGTCTGGGCGTATTACAGAAAGCGATGTTACAAGCATTGTTGATTGCCTCAAAGAGCAAAAACCGCTCCAACAAAAATATTGCGACCATGCCTTGAGTGGCAATCTTAAAGGGCTGAGAGAGTGTCATGTCAAGCCGAACTTGTTATTGATTTATGAAATCAAAAAACAAGAAAACGAACTTGTTTTATTGCGTCTAGACACTCATAGCGAGCTATTTAAAAAGTGA
- a CDS encoding relaxase/mobilization nuclease domain-containing protein, with translation MALEKSYNKDFESDELFDYEIIKPKKTLKIQYTYAKRYYKEVEKFAKNLTQLTQEEFMRSREPQKQVVIKNIGNMTRLHSKRAMDYTAKHGELVRDEFFNEVNYNNIAEQWNEQFEKLLENKSRVKNCALHLVFSIDENCNEKNLKALELSVYQTLTNTLGYDYPFIMKLHTHQNNPHAHVIINKTNKITNKQLRFNSKDSCKEFYHTLRETFKDYLFANSKGELQYSNTPNIYRAIKDIETELDTLEKQARNNKSFRHENYFYKVLGSATSQIESLKKRENALSDHLDSLKSLLEKTHWEKEKFTPPTNEKELNQQLKEIKWVNKESLTPKNTYKKTQKLVVCKSPLIKDYLYTTKKLFATQKKIIALEKDYKDLKVLKEEFSKDLEADLSHSKKRFELYTRLKSMSKVFTSKNIVKNLEKIALDFKSDRHSISQRAFEFFRYMNYQNLSLTDKGNMFLVAKFFKDSALLVNIARFEMKKIDDSVKNSNPQDNLLDKQAWLNLLEHLKRLEEENYCFAKKRKEFLETRAMELSKDLKFLTQANENDLPIYERGQRDKIIKRCEKSLNFLQKELQCFKTLSKSASIALENLQNNHQITAITQDTQENTNALKKIPLKDFNKTTNEPTNPNNNYGMDF, from the coding sequence ATGGCGTTAGAAAAAAGTTATAATAAAGACTTTGAAAGCGATGAGCTTTTTGATTATGAGATCATCAAGCCCAAAAAGACGCTTAAGATACAATACACTTATGCTAAACGCTACTATAAAGAAGTAGAAAAGTTTGCTAAAAATTTAACCCAACTGACACAAGAAGAATTCATGCGTTCAAGAGAGCCACAAAAACAAGTGGTCATCAAAAACATAGGCAACATGACACGCCTGCATTCAAAAAGGGCGATGGATTATACCGCTAAACATGGTGAGCTAGTGAGAGATGAATTTTTTAATGAAGTTAATTATAATAATATAGCAGAGCAATGGAATGAGCAATTTGAAAAATTATTAGAAAATAAGAGCCGTGTTAAAAATTGCGCTTTACATCTAGTGTTTAGCATTGATGAAAATTGTAATGAAAAAAATTTAAAAGCTTTGGAATTAAGCGTGTATCAAACACTCACTAACACGCTAGGTTATGATTATCCTTTTATAATGAAACTCCATACACACCAAAACAATCCGCATGCACATGTGATTATCAACAAGACTAACAAAATTACCAATAAGCAATTACGCTTTAATTCTAAAGACAGCTGTAAAGAGTTTTACCACACACTAAGAGAAACATTTAAAGATTATTTATTTGCTAACTCAAAAGGCGAATTGCAATATTCTAACACGCCTAATATTTATAGGGCGATTAAAGACATAGAAACAGAGTTAGATACGCTAGAAAAACAGGCTAGAAACAATAAGAGTTTTAGGCATGAAAACTATTTCTATAAAGTTTTGGGCAGTGCAACTTCTCAAATAGAAAGCTTGAAAAAAAGAGAAAATGCCCTATCTGATCATTTAGATAGTCTAAAAAGTTTATTAGAAAAAACACATTGGGAAAAAGAAAAATTCACGCCCCCAACAAATGAAAAAGAACTTAACCAACAACTTAAAGAAATAAAATGGGTGAATAAAGAATCTTTAACCCCTAAAAACACTTATAAAAAAACTCAAAAATTGGTTGTCTGTAAAAGCCCTTTAATAAAAGATTATCTTTATACCACCAAAAAACTTTTTGCCACACAGAAAAAGATTATAGCTTTAGAGAAAGATTATAAAGATTTAAAAGTCTTAAAGGAAGAATTTAGCAAAGATTTAGAAGCTGATTTATCCCATTCAAAAAAACGCTTTGAGCTTTACACTAGACTAAAGAGCATGAGTAAAGTTTTCACAAGTAAAAACATTGTTAAAAATTTAGAAAAAATTGCTTTAGATTTTAAAAGCGATAGACATAGTATTTCGCAAAGAGCTTTTGAATTTTTTAGGTATATGAATTATCAAAATTTAAGCTTAACTGATAAAGGTAATATGTTTTTAGTGGCTAAGTTCTTTAAAGATAGCGCTTTACTTGTTAATATTGCTAGGTTTGAAATGAAAAAGATAGATGATAGTGTTAAAAATTCTAACCCACAGGACAATTTATTAGACAAACAAGCTTGGCTCAATCTTTTAGAACATTTAAAAAGACTTGAAGAGGAAAATTATTGTTTTGCCAAGAAGCGGAAAGAATTCTTAGAAACTAGAGCTATGGAGCTATCAAAAGATTTGAAATTTTTAACACAGGCTAATGAAAATGATTTGCCTATTTATGAAAGAGGGCAAAGGGATAAAATCATTAAACGCTGTGAAAAATCGCTTAATTTTTTGCAGAAAGAATTACAATGCTTTAAAACCTTATCAAAAAGCGCAAGCATAGCTTTAGAAAACTTGCAAAATAACCATCAAATCACAGCCATTACACAAGACACGCAAGAAAACACAAACGCGCTCAAAAAAATACCACTCAAAGATTTTAACAAAACTACCAATGAACCCACAAACCCTAACAATAACTATGGAATGGATTTTTAG
- a CDS encoding ParA family protein: protein MIITIANEKGGSGKSTLCLNLCVQLLLDKKDIAALDTDSQKSLEVFNNIRSETSLPNFTLFNRTGNITDTLKQMMDKYEYILIDTKGEHSKESQRAMLLSDWVLIPTTPSQLDTAVLLDMLERIRDIQALNENLKACIVMNRIPTIPTLKEKKALIDFVSQNNANESVFLMDNLLSERIAYKRSVSEGMGVMEYNDNKAKNEWSQFYDELSEYLRGKK from the coding sequence ATGATAATCACCATAGCCAATGAAAAAGGAGGGAGCGGTAAATCCACTTTGTGCTTGAACTTGTGCGTTCAATTATTGCTAGACAAGAAAGATATTGCCGCATTAGACACTGATAGCCAAAAGAGTTTGGAAGTGTTTAACAATATTAGAAGTGAAACGAGTTTGCCCAATTTCACGCTCTTTAATCGCACAGGCAATATCACAGACACCTTAAAACAGATGATGGACAAATACGAATACATCCTTATTGATACTAAAGGCGAACATTCTAAAGAAAGCCAAAGGGCTATGTTGTTGAGCGATTGGGTGCTAATACCCACCACGCCAAGCCAACTAGACACAGCGGTGCTATTAGACATGCTAGAAAGGATTAGAGACATTCAAGCGTTGAATGAAAACTTGAAAGCTTGTATTGTGATGAACCGCATCCCTACTATCCCCACTCTTAAAGAGAAAAAAGCTCTCATTGATTTTGTCAGCCAAAATAACGCTAATGAAAGCGTGTTTTTAATGGATAATCTATTAAGCGAAAGGATAGCTTATAAGCGTTCAGTGAGTGAAGGTATGGGTGTGATGGAATACAATGACAATAAGGCTAAAAACGAATGGTCTCAATTCTATGATGAATTGAGCGAGTATTTAAGGGGCAAAAAATGA
- a CDS encoding TrbC/VirB2 family protein, with protein MKKLRHFRKLIAFLGFSPLLLQADMTTFFNSIEQQLTSPTAKGILMVIFLGLAIFIWKNLDRWKEILMTVLAIAIGAAIFFKAPALANWFMGIF; from the coding sequence ATGAAAAAATTAAGGCATTTTAGAAAACTTATCGCCTTTTTAGGTTTTTCACCTCTTTTATTACAAGCGGATATGACTACCTTTTTTAATTCCATTGAACAACAGCTCACTAGCCCTACGGCTAAAGGCATTTTAATGGTTATTTTTTTAGGACTTGCTATTTTTATATGGAAAAACTTAGATAGATGGAAAGAAATTTTAATGACCGTGCTTGCTATTGCAATTGGTGCTGCAATCTTTTTTAAAGCCCCAGCCTTAGCTAACTGGTTTATGGGTATTTTTTAA
- a CDS encoding integrase, whose amino-acid sequence MAKTLKPNLDKDELNTLYKANLAYTKNTHEHYFKFKKDLDYKLFNPSIMHEQGSISFVGGQGAKRLLDILYKLAFNAKSNKIALDRHYAKMFLQVQARTLRKNVNILEEQGFIEVIKGKQRYLYVYLKDYRELEGYNSVGANQKNNIPSPFFLQIMRFLEKFAKEIEKVKINNKECVMHIPSQELMQRVNNVVLKFTPISNLNTTYTLSYKDLTNKDIPSNLCFYQTAIVKKNLLKALKDKECVGEPINNSPKVSNYFQESA is encoded by the coding sequence ATGGCAAAGACATTAAAACCTAATTTAGATAAAGATGAGTTAAACACACTTTATAAGGCAAATCTTGCTTATACTAAAAACACGCATGAGCATTATTTCAAATTTAAAAAAGATTTAGACTATAAACTCTTTAATCCTAGCATTATGCATGAGCAAGGTTCTATAAGCTTTGTAGGCGGACAAGGAGCTAAAAGATTATTAGACATACTCTACAAGCTCGCATTTAATGCTAAGTCTAATAAGATTGCCCTAGATAGACATTACGCCAAAATGTTTTTGCAAGTTCAAGCAAGAACTCTAAGAAAGAATGTCAATATATTAGAAGAGCAAGGTTTTATTGAAGTCATTAAAGGAAAACAAAGATACTTGTATGTGTATCTTAAAGATTACAGAGAATTAGAGGGCTATAACTCCGTAGGAGCTAATCAAAAGAACAATATCCCATCGCCTTTTTTCTTACAGATTATGCGTTTCTTAGAAAAGTTTGCCAAAGAAATTGAGAAAGTAAAAATTAACAACAAAGAATGTGTTATGCATATTCCTAGTCAAGAGCTTATGCAAAGAGTTAATAATGTTGTTTTAAAATTCACGCCTATTTCTAATCTTAATACCACTTACACTTTATCCTACAAGGATTTAACAAACAAAGACATTCCTTCTAATCTTTGTTTCTATCAAACAGCCATTGTGAAGAAAAATCTCTTAAAGGCTTTAAAAGACAAAGAATGTGTAGGCGAACCTATTAACAACTCACCCAAAGTTTCAAACTACTTTCAAGAGAGTGCTTAA
- a CDS encoding restriction endonuclease subunit S — MDALTTHLNWQRVRLGDILELLTDYHANGSYELLKNNVTLLKHVDFAIMIRTTNFENNDFKNDLIYINKKAYEFLSKSKVFAGDILVNKIANAGTAYFMPKLNQPVSLGMNLFLLRIKPNYNNFFIFKQIANYERVLKTFANGSATKTITKNVIKNLLIPLPPLNEQIAIANILSGLDHYLYTLDALILTRMLVSVSKSHRKGLENYGKDIKT, encoded by the coding sequence ATGGACGCATTAACAACACACTTAAATTGGCAAAGAGTGAGACTTGGGGATATACTAGAACTTCTAACTGACTATCATGCAAATGGCTCTTACGAACTACTTAAAAATAATGTAACATTATTGAAACATGTAGATTTTGCTATTATGATACGAACTACTAATTTTGAAAATAATGATTTTAAAAATGATTTAATCTATATCAATAAAAAAGCCTATGAGTTTTTATCAAAATCAAAAGTTTTTGCTGGAGATATTTTAGTTAATAAAATTGCCAATGCTGGAACAGCGTATTTTATGCCTAAATTAAATCAACCTGTTTCTTTAGGCATGAATTTATTTTTATTACGAATAAAACCAAACTATAACAATTTTTTTATTTTTAAGCAAATAGCAAATTACGAAAGGGTTTTAAAAACTTTTGCTAATGGTTCGGCAACAAAAACGATAACAAAAAATGTAATTAAAAATTTACTAATCCCACTACCCCCCCTAAACGAACAAATCGCTATCGCTAACATTTTAAGCGGTTTGGATCACTATCTTTACACTTTAGACGCTCTCATTCTTACTAGAATGTTAGTTTCTGTCTCTAAGTCTCATAGAAAGGGACTTGAAAACTATGGCAAAGACATTAAAACCTAA
- a CDS encoding Abi family protein, which translates to MELENEVFNRILKHLALKNPLAFKNKGLDQLKKSISVLHYDYLIGDSKELGIVLQKYPNKENEINNLFDFLMHFYNKRTKTHHMLFLWIHFFETALRSKMAVILAQKHSSKDIDDWFLSKKLSHKIERLKNTHHLESLKGYNGFQILNLFTLGDLETIIKIYWSDSKPLFADYKTYNEYVLPTYGTWEHFLKTFSLIRKARNDLFHNNPSKIKTSSLVKNIEILLLRLDFNPKSAFDNTLKLERTILIKTIQKNAWTH; encoded by the coding sequence ATGGAACTTGAAAATGAAGTTTTTAATCGTATTTTAAAGCATCTAGCCCTAAAAAACCCCCTTGCTTTCAAAAATAAGGGTTTAGATCAATTAAAAAAATCTATTAGCGTGTTACACTATGACTATCTCATAGGTGATAGTAAGGAATTGGGTATCGTGTTACAAAAATACCCTAATAAAGAAAATGAAATCAATAACCTTTTTGATTTTTTAATGCATTTTTATAACAAACGGACTAAAACGCACCACATGCTTTTTTTATGGATACATTTTTTTGAAACGGCTTTGCGTTCTAAAATGGCGGTTATTTTGGCTCAAAAACACAGCAGCAAGGATATTGACGATTGGTTTTTATCTAAAAAGCTTAGCCATAAGATTGAACGCTTAAAAAACACCCACCATTTAGAGAGTTTAAAAGGATACAATGGCTTTCAAATCTTAAATTTATTCACTCTTGGCGATTTAGAAACCATTATTAAAATATATTGGAGCGATTCTAAACCCTTATTTGCAGATTACAAAACATACAACGAGTATGTTTTGCCAACCTATGGCACTTGGGAGCATTTTTTAAAGACTTTCAGCTTGATACGAAAAGCTAGGAATGACTTATTCCACAACAACCCTTCTAAAATTAAAACAAGTTCGCTAGTTAAAAACATTGAAATCTTACTATTAAGGCTGGATTTTAACCCTAAAAGTGCTTTTGATAACACCCTAAAATTAGAGCGCACTATTCTTATTAAGACCATTCAAAAGAACGCATGGACGCATTAA
- a CDS encoding type I restriction-modification system subunit M — MAIKKSELYSSLWAGADSLRGGMDASEYKNYVLNLLFLKYISDKARNDAKNNTDSEIEVPEGCFYEDILALEGDKEIGDKLNKIIAKIAERNELEGVIDSVDFNDNTKLGEGKAMTDTLSNLVKIFADLSLGAHGALDDDLLGDAYEYLMRHFASESGKSKGQFYTPSEVSLLLSLLLGIDENTRQDKSIYDPTCGSGSLLLKASSLAGKKGLTIYGQEKDISTTALCKMNMILHNSADADIAKGGSSTLSNPLFTTENGMLKTFDYVVANPPFSLKNWTDGLSIDPKSKQVINDHFNRFEDGTPPEKNGDFAFLLHIIKSLKNTGKGAVILPHGVLFRGNAEGAIRKNLLIKGYIKGVIGLAPNLFYGTSIPACVIVLDKENARARKGVFMIDASKDFKKDGNKNRLREQDVQKMIDTFNALKEIPYYSKMVSLEEISANDYNLNIARYIAAKQELEKDLFALINSHKASYLPKNEIKAYAPYFRVFKELKNTLFKKSDKEGYYALKTECENIKELITQSLEYQTFHASVLDAFDRLDLFETFNDLEPGFNPKTLIESVCSRVLKEFEKVEILDKYGVYQLFKDYYNEVLQDDWFLLSFNDFLSAKELRELTPLKDKNKKANYLEEPDFVIQKTHYKSDLIPKNLIKQRFFEKEAKELEELENALNEKETHFEEFIEEHSSEEGLFYELKINESVLKKELKNATDSEDKKILKTALELLEAKNKALKMKNKAHEKLELKAFHQYKNLKLDEIKDLIIKDKWLKSLKNALENKILKRINAFISALNGIIQTYSNSLLELDKEVKESESKVLEHLKDLGIVV; from the coding sequence ATGGCGATCAAAAAAAGCGAATTGTATAGCTCTTTATGGGCTGGAGCGGATAGTTTGAGGGGCGGAATGGATGCGAGCGAGTATAAAAACTATGTTTTGAACTTGCTTTTTTTAAAATACATCAGCGATAAAGCCAGAAATGACGCCAAAAACAATACTGATAGCGAAATAGAAGTGCCAGAAGGGTGTTTTTATGAAGACATTCTCGCTTTAGAGGGCGATAAGGAAATAGGCGACAAGCTCAATAAAATCATCGCCAAGATCGCAGAGCGAAACGAATTAGAAGGCGTGATTGACAGCGTGGATTTTAACGATAACACTAAGCTAGGAGAGGGTAAAGCGATGACGGACACCCTTTCTAATCTGGTTAAAATCTTTGCGGATTTGAGTTTGGGCGCGCATGGGGCTTTAGACGATGATTTACTGGGCGATGCATACGAATATTTAATGCGCCATTTTGCCAGCGAATCCGGTAAATCCAAAGGGCAGTTTTACACCCCTAGCGAAGTTTCGCTTTTGTTATCCCTTTTGCTTGGCATTGATGAAAACACCAGACAGGATAAAAGCATCTATGATCCCACTTGCGGGAGCGGTTCGTTACTATTAAAAGCTTCTAGCTTGGCCGGCAAAAAAGGCTTAACTATCTATGGTCAAGAAAAAGACATTTCCACCACAGCCCTTTGTAAAATGAATATGATCTTACACAATAGCGCTGATGCTGATATTGCTAAAGGGGGTTCTAGCACCCTTTCTAACCCCCTTTTTACTACTGAAAATGGCATGCTAAAAACCTTTGACTATGTTGTGGCTAACCCTCCCTTTAGCTTGAAAAACTGGACTGACGGGCTAAGCATAGACCCAAAAAGCAAGCAAGTCATTAATGATCATTTCAATCGTTTTGAAGACGGCACGCCCCCTGAAAAAAATGGCGATTTTGCTTTTTTGCTCCATATCATCAAATCCTTAAAAAACACAGGCAAAGGGGCAGTGATTTTACCCCATGGGGTGCTATTTAGAGGGAACGCTGAGGGTGCAATTAGAAAAAATCTCTTAATAAAAGGCTATATTAAAGGCGTGATAGGCCTAGCCCCTAACCTTTTTTATGGCACTTCCATTCCTGCATGCGTGATTGTTTTAGACAAAGAAAACGCGCGCGCCAGAAAAGGCGTTTTTATGATAGATGCGAGCAAGGATTTTAAAAAAGACGGCAATAAAAACCGCTTAAGAGAGCAAGATGTCCAAAAAATGATAGACACTTTTAACGCTTTAAAAGAAATCCCTTATTATTCCAAAATGGTGAGCCTAGAAGAAATCAGCGCTAACGACTATAACTTGAATATCGCACGCTACATTGCCGCCAAGCAAGAATTGGAAAAAGACTTGTTCGCTTTAATCAACAGCCACAAGGCCAGTTATTTGCCCAAAAACGAAATAAAAGCCTACGCCCCTTATTTTAGAGTGTTTAAAGAGCTTAAAAACACGCTTTTTAAAAAGAGCGATAAAGAGGGTTATTACGCTTTAAAAACAGAATGCGAAAACATTAAAGAATTAATCACTCAAAGTTTAGAATACCAAACCTTCCACGCTTCTGTTTTAGACGCTTTTGACCGATTGGATTTATTTGAAACTTTTAATGATTTAGAGCCAGGTTTTAACCCAAAAACCCTCATAGAAAGCGTTTGTTCAAGGGTTTTAAAAGAATTTGAAAAAGTGGAAATTTTAGACAAATACGGCGTGTATCAGCTCTTTAAAGATTACTACAACGAAGTCTTGCAAGACGACTGGTTTCTTCTTTCATTCAATGATTTTTTGAGCGCTAAAGAATTAAGGGAATTAACCCCCCTAAAAGACAAAAACAAAAAAGCCAATTATTTAGAGGAGCCGGATTTTGTCATTCAAAAAACCCACTATAAAAGCGATCTGATCCCTAAAAACCTGATCAAACAACGCTTTTTTGAAAAAGAAGCGAAAGAATTAGAAGAATTAGAAAACGCCCTTAATGAAAAAGAGACCCATTTTGAAGAATTTATAGAAGAGCATTCTAGTGAAGAAGGGCTTTTTTATGAATTGAAAATCAATGAAAGCGTTTTGAAAAAAGAGCTAAAAAACGCCACCGATTCAGAAGATAAAAAAATCCTAAAAACCGCTTTAGAATTGCTAGAAGCTAAAAACAAGGCGCTAAAAATGAAAAATAAAGCCCATGAGAAGCTGGAATTAAAAGCGTTCCACCAGTATAAAAACCTGAAATTAGACGAAATTAAGGATCTCATCATCAAAGACAAATGGCTTAAGAGCCTAAAAAATGCCCTAGAAAACAAAATTTTAAAACGCATCAACGCTTTTATTAGTGCCCTTAATGGAATCATTCAAACTTACTCTAACAGCTTGTTAGAACTAGACAAAGAAGTCAAAGAGAGCGAATCAAAAGTTTTAGAGCATTTGAAGGATTTGGGGATTGTCGTTTGA
- a CDS encoding type I restriction endonuclease subunit R → MKTEKEVQKQVIETFKSMGYAYLGDLTKSDNENINKESLKAWLIKNQKIEPERWHKIEHKIHTALKNDLYEANQTFYELLIYGVKTKISQNENTQTTYFIDWKDVSKNEFSVAEEVSVKGPNTKRPDVVLYVNGIALGVLELKNSSVSVESGIRQNLDNQKKEFIRDFFKTIQLVMAGNESQGLKYGVIETEEKYYLSWKEEGVLKNLFETIECFLKKERFLEFIHDFLIFDKGQKKCARFHQYFAIKKTQEFIQRKEGGIIWHTQGSGKSLTMVWLTKWLRRNRKQARILIVTDRRELDAQIQGVFSGIGEAIYRADSKKDLLSVLFENKEFLVGSLVHKFDDNDLEDLKKQPVLKEWVVLVDECHRTQSAKLHKAMKSLLPNAIFIAFSGTPLLKQDKKTSQEVFGDYIHCYKFNEAVSDKVVLDLNYEARSVEQYVSSPEKLDEYFELKTQNLNETAKTELKKKWVNLQKVFSTKDRLEHIVQDIVLDMAKLPRLRNGKGNAMLVAESVYNACRYFELFLETELKDKVAVITSYEPNIADLKDCGSDESEESYKYRTYCTMLQNFFDEKDEKKALNKIKEFEEKVKERFINEPNRMKLLIVVDKLLTGFDAPSLTYLYMDKKMQDHGLFQAVCRVNRLDSEDKDFGCIIDYKDLFDSLQEAHSDYTNKAFENYEREDIQGLISDKSQKIKKKLEEVRDQLKSLCEGVKEPKDEMDYIAYFCGSDLEKNAQKRRLFYQLVGAFLRMFVELNNLEKPIYSKEEMQQIKQEAQFYRHLQKAVGLSSGDSVDLKSYSEDMRRILDAYIKATDSKTLIKIEDQGLCEVLAQMNVNDFNKALSQVFKSESSMAESIANNTKKRIIEKEASDPKYYEKLSSLLNDLINQFREKKLTYLEYLQQIQHLAKQVIDKEDKNYPKKINTNALKTLYDNLDQNEALALDIDACIRDNKKDGWVGHNQKEKNLKIALRKIIDDEGLLENVFNLAKHIEEYH, encoded by the coding sequence ATGAAAACAGAAAAAGAAGTTCAAAAGCAAGTCATAGAAACTTTTAAAAGCATGGGCTATGCGTATTTAGGGGATTTAACAAAGAGCGATAATGAAAACATTAATAAAGAAAGCTTGAAAGCATGGTTAATTAAAAATCAAAAAATTGAGCCTGAAAGGTGGCATAAAATTGAGCATAAAATCCATACAGCTTTAAAAAACGATTTATACGAAGCGAATCAAACATTTTACGAGCTTTTGATTTATGGCGTGAAAACTAAAATAAGCCAGAATGAAAACACTCAAACGACTTATTTCATTGATTGGAAAGATGTTTCTAAGAATGAATTTAGCGTGGCTGAAGAAGTGAGCGTTAAAGGGCCAAACACGAAACGGCCGGATGTGGTGCTTTATGTTAATGGGATCGCTTTAGGGGTGCTAGAATTAAAAAATTCCAGCGTGAGCGTAGAAAGCGGTATCCGGCAAAATTTAGACAACCAGAAGAAAGAATTTATTAGAGATTTTTTTAAAACGATCCAATTGGTTATGGCGGGCAATGAAAGTCAAGGGCTAAAATATGGCGTCATAGAAACTGAAGAAAAATACTACCTTTCTTGGAAAGAAGAGGGCGTTTTAAAAAATTTGTTTGAGACGATTGAATGCTTTTTAAAAAAAGAAAGGTTTTTAGAATTTATCCATGATTTTTTGATTTTTGATAAGGGGCAAAAGAAATGCGCCAGGTTCCATCAGTATTTTGCAATTAAAAAAACGCAAGAATTTATCCAAAGAAAAGAAGGGGGGATTATCTGGCACACGCAAGGCAGCGGTAAGAGCTTGACTATGGTGTGGCTTACTAAATGGCTGAGAAGAAATAGAAAACAAGCGAGGATTTTAATCGTTACGGACAGGAGGGAATTAGACGCTCAAATTCAAGGCGTGTTTAGTGGGATAGGCGAGGCTATTTATCGTGCAGACAGCAAGAAGGATTTGTTGAGCGTGCTGTTTGAAAATAAGGAATTTTTGGTTGGATCGCTTGTGCATAAATTTGATGACAACGACTTAGAAGATTTAAAAAAACAACCTGTTTTAAAGGAATGGGTTGTTTTAGTGGATGAATGCCACAGAACCCAAAGCGCTAAATTGCACAAAGCCATGAAAAGCCTGCTCCCTAATGCGATTTTTATAGCCTTTAGCGGCACGCCTTTATTGAAACAAGATAAAAAGACAAGCCAGGAAGTGTTTGGGGATTATATCCATTGCTATAAATTTAATGAAGCCGTTAGCGATAAAGTGGTGTTAGATTTAAATTATGAAGCTAGGAGCGTGGAACAATATGTCAGTAGCCCTGAAAAGCTGGACGAATATTTTGAATTAAAAACCCAAAACTTGAATGAGACGGCTAAAACAGAGCTTAAAAAGAAATGGGTTAATTTGCAAAAAGTTTTTTCCACTAAAGACAGATTGGAACATATTGTGCAAGATATTGTATTGGATATGGCAAAACTCCCACGATTAAGGAATGGAAAGGGGAATGCCATGCTGGTGGCTGAAAGCGTGTATAACGCATGCCGGTATTTTGAACTCTTTTTAGAAACAGAATTAAAGGATAAGGTGGCTGTGATCACAAGCTATGAACCCAATATCGCTGATCTGAAAGATTGTGGGAGCGATGAGAGCGAAGAGAGTTACAAATACCGCACTTATTGCACAATGCTGCAAAACTTTTTTGATGAAAAAGATGAGAAAAAAGCCCTCAATAAAATTAAAGAGTTTGAAGAAAAAGTTAAAGAGCGTTTTATTAATGAGCCTAATAGAATGAAGCTGTTGATCGTGGTGGATAAGCTATTGACCGGTTTTGATGCGCCAAGCCTCACTTATTTATACATGGATAAGAAAATGCAAGATCATGGGCTTTTTCAAGCGGTGTGCAGGGTGAATAGATTGGATAGCGAAGATAAGGATTTTGGCTGTATCATAGACTATAAGGATTTGTTTGATAGCTTGCAAGAAGCGCACAGCGATTACACCAATAAAGCGTTTGAAAACTATGAAAGAGAAGACATTCAAGGGCTTATCTCTGACAAATCCCAAAAGATTAAGAAAAAATTAGAAGAGGTTAGAGATCAGTTAAAATCGCTTTGCGAAGGCGTGAAAGAGCCAAAAGATGAAATGGATTATATCGCTTATTTTTGTGGGAGCGATTTAGAAAAAAACGCTCAAAAAAGGCGGTTGTTTTACCAGCTTGTTGGCGCGTTTTTAAGAATGTTTGTGGAATTGAATAATTTAGAAAAGCCCATTTATTCTAAAGAAGAAATGCAACAAATCAAACAAGAAGCGCAATTTTATAGGCATTTACAAAAAGCGGTTGGCTTGAGTAGTGGGGATAGCGTGGATTTAAAAAGCTATAGCGAAGACATGCGTAGGATCTTAGACGCTTACATTAAAGCCACAGATAGCAAGACGCTAATCAAAATAGAAGATCAAGGGCTGTGCGAAGTTTTAGCCCAAATGAATGTTAATGATTTTAATAAGGCGTTATCTCAAGTATTCAAAAGTGAAAGCTCTATGGCAGAAAGCATCGCTAACAACACTAAAAAACGCATTATAGAAAAAGAAGCGAGCGATCCTAAGTATTACGAAAAATTATCTTCGCTTTTAAACGATTTGATCAACCAGTTTAGAGAAAAGAAATTAACCTATTTAGAATACTTGCAACAAATCCAACATTTAGCCAAACAAGTTATTGATAAAGAAGATAAAAATTACCCTAAAAAGATCAACACTAACGCTTTAAAAACCCTCTATGATAATTTAGATCAAAATGAAGCCTTAGCCCTAGATATAGACGCATGCATAAGGGATAACAAAAAAGATGGTTGGGTGGGGCATAACCAAAAAGAAAAAAACCTTAAAATCGCTTTAAGAAAAATCATAGACGATGAGGGTTTGTTAGAAAATGTCTTTAATTTAGCCAAACACATAGAGGAGTATCACTAA